The genomic region GTCAGAAAAGCATCTCATTGTTGGAAACATATAACCGATAGGAGCAATAACCCTGTGTCATGAATTTTCAATCAATACAAAATCAATACTTGAAATGTGATTAAATTGCATGAAGGCTGTTCCATGAAAATGGTTAAGTTGTCATCTGTCATACCTTTGTGAATGACGGCAGTTTTTCAGCTCACAAAGACACTTCTGAAGATGACATGTTGTTTCTAGTTTCGCTCTTATAAAGAGCCACTTCCTCCATGTCCACTGGTAACAGTCCAATCAGAATACAGCTCTAAATGTTGATCTCACAATTGTGGCTTGCTGACCCAAAGAGGGCCTTATTCAAAATCACATGGATTGCAAACCCAGACCAGGAATCTGAACCATATTATCATATTACAATTATGTCCTTATTATAAGCCTTTGTTGGATGAGTGAACTGTGCACCTGTGGTGGCTGTGTAAAATAGATGCCGGTTATTATTTTCATCCAAACTAAAAGAGACAAAGCATCACCACTGACGTAAAAGTGACATCACCAACCACAACTTATTCCAGTTAATTCCCTATTATGTCATTGTACAGTACAAATGATCAAATAAGAATATAAAAGAAGGCTTGAGTGTAATTCAGTGTAACCTAAAAAGTAAATACTGGAGTAGTTTCTCTTCATTGTATCAATTTATCATATTGCATGAAATAACTTTATCGATGAAAATTTCCTCGCGGGGATCAATAAAGTTACATTCAATTCAATTGTGCATAAAGTAAAACAATCAAACAGGAATGTGATGAGATTCGATGAGGTCATAATTACTTTTATTAGAATGGTTAGTGAAGTAGCTATATGAGGCAAGACATAAACAACAGTTACAGCATTCAACTCTTAGTAATTCTGTCAACATCACATGTTCTACTACATTTACTGCCATTTAAATTTGTCCTTTTGACATAATATAAATAAATACTCTATTCAAGCTCAATTTATTTTGAGAGTCAATTATAAATGGTTTCCATACAAAAAATGCTCCCACATACAACTATAGCTTTTATATGTTTAAAATAAATACTGTAATATTTTGGCCAAAAAGTAAAGGGATCGGTTTCACCTGCATAGAAgtccatttttgttttgttttctgtcATCTACAAAAAGCACTCGTAAACTTTCCCCCTCTTGGAATGTGTTCATAACACTGATATCATTGTTAattgtttaaaaaatacaatCTCATCACCGACTCTACTAATACCACTATCAGCTATACagtatctacatacagtatcatagAACATCCACATATTTATAGATCCAAATTTGCTCTACTTTGGTCTGATTTAATGATGTgacctttttttttaaaatgacatacccaaatctaactgcctgtagctcaggacctgaagcaaggatatgcatattcttgataccatttgaaaggaaacactttgaagtttgtggaaatgtgaaattaatgtaggagaatgtaACACATGAGATCTGGtaaataatacaaagaaaaaaagcatatttttttcatcatctttgaaatgcaagagaaaggccacaatgtattattccagtttaggcgcaatttagatgttggccactagatggcagcagtgtatgtgcaacgttttagactgatccaatgaaccgttgcatttcaattcaaaatgttgtatcaagtctgcccacatgtgcctaattggtttattgacacattttcaagttcataactctgcactctcctcaaacaatagcatggtattatttcactgtaatagctacacTGTAATAAGACAACATGAACTATCCTCCTCTTCCATCTATGACATAAGACATGGAAGGACAGTGGTCCATCCTCACTTTTACTTTTTAGTCAATCGTACTTTGCAGTAGCATGGTGGAACCGGCCTGATTACTGTGTTCACCATTTTGTTTTACTGCACATATAAATCTGGGCTTTCTCCAATAGATGGGAGTTTTGGACAAACCAAGAAATGACTGGTCAAATCAGCGTCCTCTCAGAAAACCCACCCTCAAAATCCTGTGCTTTGAATTAGGTCGTCCTCTGATTGGTTAAAGGTGATCTCATCACTGACGAGTTAGTTTTGAATAATGCCTCTCATTACAGACATAGGCTCAAACAGTTTCAATAAGGAGCAATGCCAGACTGATATGTGAAGTTAAATAGAATGGTGAACACAgcaatcaggctggttccaccaggctaacTTTACAGAACATCCCaaaaacatacagttgaaatcaACACAAGTGATTCTCCAATTAAGGTATGTGGTTCTGCCATGATTGAAGGTTATCTTGTTAAATGCTTATTTAAGCTGGTTGCTTGATGAGGTACTGATTGGATTCAGAAGAGCAGGTTGACATCCATGTCCTCTGCAGAGGGGGAAAATGGAAAATCACAAAAGATGACGTCTTTACAAGAGTTTAGAGTGCAGGGTCATACTATCAAACATGTTTGAAAGCACATGACCATGGTCCTTCTGTAAGCTATAGTAATGcagcattcattcattcactcacaTCTAACTACTACAACTATCACAACATTGCCAATGTCATGCAAGCCTCATTCTTTGGCCATTGAATTGCTTTCACTTTGTATAAGCCTGCCACTCTTACCATCCTTGATGCCGAAGCAGTGGGTCCACTCCCTGAAGGACACCTGTTTGTCTTTGTCTGCGTCACACTCCTGGAAGAAGCGGGAGGTACAATGCTCCATGGGGACTAACGGGACCCTCAAGGGGGCCAGCTCAGAGTGGGACAGGAACCTGGATAGGAACACCAGTGTCATGTTCATAAGCCTATGCAATGGAGAACGTTttgaaacattttgcaacagaaaacaaaaatgagtGTCTCTAATTGTGCATTACTGGCATCTagatcaccaacaaactaacatggtccaagcacaccaagacagtcgcgaagagggcacgacaaaacctattccccctaaggaaactgaaaagatttggcatgggtcctcagatcctcaaaaggttttacagctgcaccattgagagcatcctgacgagttgcatcactccctggtatggcaactgctcggcctccacccgcaaggcactacagagcgtaatgcgtacggcccagtacatcaccggggccaagcttcctgccatccagcacctctataccaggcagtgtcagaggaaggccctaaaaattgtcaaagactccagccaccctagtcatagattgttctctctgctaccgcacggcaagcggtaccggagcgccaagtctaggtccaagaggcttctaaacagcttctacccccaagccaaaagactcctgaacagctaatcaaatggctgcccagactatttgcattgcccccccacttctacgctgctgctactctctgttattatctatgcatagtcactttaataactctacctacatgtaaatattacctcaataccggtgcccctgcacattgactctgtgtcggtaccccctgtatatgtccccgctactgttatttactgctgctctttaattatttgttattcttatctcttacttttttgttttttatcttacagtgagggaaaaaagtatttgataccctgctgattttgtacgtttgcccactgacaaagaaatgatcagtctataattttaatggtaggtttatttgaacagtgagagacagaataacaacaacaaaaatccagaaaaacgcatgtcaaaactgttatcaattgatttgcattttaatgagggaaataagtattggaTGTTGGATGGTGAGCCGTGCATTGCATGACGTGCAGTTTTGTGCTGTTCCTATCAGGTACATTGTTAAAGATATTATATTGTAATTGTATTATTTTGGTAACTATATTCCCCAGTGAACAAGCACCAAACCAGCGGTAGGTTGTTGGTTGCAAAGCACTTGCGTGAGTGCAGAGTTGGATGGTGAGCCGTGCAATTTTGTGCTGTTCCTATCAGAATAAAGCTCCATGACTGGTGGTACAAGTTGGAGTTTGTGCCGATGATTGATTGTACACAACGCAAGAAGAGTACTGTTACACTGCACTAGGCGTGTAACTTTTTACAGATGCTCATATTAATTTCAATGGAAGCTTGGCGTAAGCAAGAGGCTCCGCAAGAGGCTCATGCTTCTCAGTGTAAATTTATGTTCTGGTTCTTTTTCATGATAATGacatcaacaaaaaaatgcatcttTCTCCTGAAGTACCGTACCTGTCAGAAGGGTGCTGGTCCATCTGAGCAAACTGCCAGTGCACGGGATAGATGTACATGTTGTAGTTCTTCTCAAAGTCCTGGGCCAGCAACTCGATGGGGTGGTCGCCGGCATGGAGGCGCCTCTCACTCTCGTGGATCTTTCTCACCTGGGAGATTGACATCATCATCATTTATGGTCACACATGAAtaataaagttgtattgaattGAATATGAATATGTGCTAAGAAGAAAATCAGTTGTGAGGCACTGGTGATTTTATGTCTTTATGTATACTATCAATCACTAAGAATGCAGTTGGTTAAACTTCATAAAGCCCCTTTAaatgtgtcatgtcctgaccatagtaagttgttattttctatggtagagtaggtcagggcgtgacaggggggttttctagtttagtttttctatcttgttatgttctagttttgtatttctatgttgggttgttctagttgttgtatttctatgttgggctttgtttgagatgatctccaattagaggcagctggtcatcattgtccctaattggaggtcatatttaagttggtgtttgtcccacctgggtttgtgggagattcattttgagtagtgtatgtttcacctctgtgtcacggtttgttgttttttgtcattcagtttatttatgtattgcatagtttcacagtataaataaaatgtggaacgacacacacgctgcactttggtccgctcattcctacgacagccgtgacaaaatGAATATGAATTATttagaaaatataaataattgaACTAATATAACCCCCTTCTAGATGGTATGTCTAATGTGAAGTGTTACCCTCAAATTTTAAGCTTATAGTTAAGGGTTTTTTCAAATCTATGGATCCAATGATattcaattaaataaaaatatataaaaatgaaatccaaattaaaaaaaaatatttactcaCTCTAATGCGTTGCTTGGGGATGAGGAAGCCAGGGGACATGGAGTCATGTTCATAGAGATGCAGCAAGACGTTCTTCAACCAGTCGCGCATACGCAGAGGAAACTGGACCAGTTCGGCATTCATACACGGCGCTATGACTAACAGAGAGAGCAAGgtaggggaagaaagagagagagtgagaaagagagcagagggagagacaagGTAAGATGAGAGAATTAAATAGAGAGTGAGAaacagacgagagagagaaataaaaagatAGGGAGTAGAAGAAATTGACAAAAATGTGTTATACTTTATGTGGCTATTTAATGTTAGTTACTGTATTGGTCAGAAACTGTAGAGGTGGTCTGACTATAGCTGTCTTACATTTGCAGGGTCCAGTGTAGTCCAGGTGAAGTCTATGGCCTCTCTTGGTGCCTTCCAGGTTGCACTTAGTGGCAAAGAGCTCACAGGACGTGTCGTAGGTGACATTGTCAGTTCCACATACCTGCATGAAAGATAAATGACTTCATGAGTTATGGATTTAACAAAAGAAAATGCTTCAGATAAAGATATTGTAGTGATCCTGCTCTTGGTAAGCAACTAAGCATCACAGAGTTCCAATAGAGTGAACTCTATTGGGACTGAGGCTAGCGCACCTGTCTTAGGAACAGAGGTCTGCAAATACAATTCTAGCCAGAACCAACAGCTCCCCAATGTTGCTAGAATATCATGTCAGGGTTGTACCTACCATTGCCAGATTCGTGGCATGTTTCCTTCAAGTTTCCTtgaaatacagatgtaggatcagaaTACCTATCCAAATCTTAACTTTCATAGAGGCATAGTTCTTTGGTACCAATCTTATCAATTGCCACGGATACCTCTGGAACtgtcattgcgcacacctggcccctattcccactgattgtatatGTATATCtctgccctttgttcaccatagtggggtcgattattgttacaatgtccgttggtgcgtgtgagtacctgtgctgtgtgttttgggctttcgtgcccttgtggattgctcagatgattacgggtcttgtcccgtTTGATTATCATTGTGCGTTAGTGGTATTTATTTGAGGTACTCCTCACTCTTTTTTGGGGGTTTCAACCCTGTATTTTTGTTacttgtttgtttggtcttcgtccccgtgcctttacacggcacgccatCATTTGCATTCCTGAGCCTGTCTCCCGAATTTCTTCATACCAGCGTGACATCAATTTCCATGGCTTACAGTTCCTGACCCTAATAGCAACTTTTCCCAAATGTTTTTAAAGGAACTCCTTTCGTATTGTTTATGTTTATTCGACAGGGTAGAGAGAAAGTGCAAGAGCAGTGGGTCAGGTTCAACCCATACTCGCAGCAGTACATACTGCAtagtattgtaacgaccctgggtttataagcgcggatatcgactccctgctccctgcctgtttcattacagtatATTTGATTCAGAGGCAACGATTTAAAACTCTGAACCCCACCAGGCCACCCCAATGACCACTGTTCATACTCACATGATCATAGTCAGTGACACTCTGTGGGCAGGCAGAAggctcctgacacacacacataggcgtCTTCTCCTTGTTGAGTTTACAGGTCTTTCCACGTTTACAACGGAAGTTCTCACAAGGGTctaaaagagaaaaaaaattacCTAAACACACTCATGCCCTATAATTTTATATCAGTGGAACATTGATGTGAATTTTTTGGGTTTATTTTCTGCTAGATTCACTAAGTCATTGTATTTATACTTTGTTCATGTGTTATTAATGTTTTAATCAGGTCTTAATCATGATTTACAAGTATGTACTTTCCAGTGGTTATAGATGTCAATGGAAACCCCAGCACTACCACCACAGCCATTACCCCCTGCATTCCATTGCCATTTGAGTTTGTACAGTGCTCGAATTCAACATGAGCTCTCATTGACCCCTTAATCCAGTGGAGGCGAGAGGGGGTTTGTTTTGGTAGCGTGGCACTATTCTTCTGGGAGTGTTAGTGAAAGGGCCCAGTCAGCAGATtcctagtgtgtatgtgtgtgtgtgtgcatgccttgCTGAGATTGACACTATACCGGCAGCGGAGGCTTGGGGTCTGTATAGGCTGGCCGCCAAAGAGGGCCTGGCGCTGGGGTAGAGGTCCACTGTCGCCTTGATCTGGACCGGGTTCATTCCCACCAGAGGAGCCTGGGTAGGAAACAGAAGGTGAAATCACAATAGAGGTCAACAAACCACCCACAGATGTTAATAGATAAGATGTGGGCTGCATTTGAAATGACATCCTATATTGTATAGTACACACATTTTGGGAAGCTCTGGGAATAGAGTAGGTCCATCCATGGATCATCGGTTTAATTTGAAATAGGAATAGGTCACCCGCAGAAAAGGGCCTAGCTTTATATAGGGCTTACATGGTTCAGTGTAGGTTGAAGTTTTAGGATGACATTGCATTATAGCTAACGGGCGGTATGTGATGAGTGTTACCCTACCCTGCTCTTCTCCTCTTGGGCTTGTAGACAGCACTGTCAGTGGTGCGGTAGTGCTCCTTCACGCCCTCATCCCCTGGTGGTCTGGGACTCCCTCTCCTGGTGGGGCCtcattcattttacatttacattttagtcatttagcagacgctcttatccagagcgacttacagtagtgaattcatacatttcatacaatttcatacatatcatacttttttttttctgtgctggccccccgtgggaattgaacccacaaccctggtgttgcaaacaccatgctctaccaactgtgggGGGTGCTTCCTCACTCTCTGGTTCTTCCTCTGCTTCCAGGCTTTGCCTCTGGTGTGACTGGCACTCTTGTTTatgttcttctcctccttctcttctcccccttctACAGAAAGATGTGTCCCATCAAGATCCACACTGTTCTTTGTCTCTTGGTGTTCAGTGTCTCTGTCTGCGTTTTTGTATTGGTCCCTTTTTCTTGGGAATTGTCCTTGTACTGCACTTCCTGGCTCTTAGAGGCCTCGGCGTCTTGTATGTCGTGCTGGGACTCATAGTCATCGGTGGCAGTGGGGATTTCGTCTTCCTTGTGTTTTTCTTTCTCCTCGACCTTGGCCTCCTCTTTCTTATTTGAAAGGAGCTGGGCGTCTTCGGCGAGGGGGTTCCCTTCCTCAGGTTCGGTTTCAAGGGGCTCTGTGTTGTCACGGTCGCTGGCGTAGTCCAGATCCTCTGGAATCTCAGGCTCGGTGTTGCTGTCCGTCTCTTCGACTTGAGCCTCTTCCTCTACTCCTCTGTCCCTGACCACATGTTCCTCCtcgtcctctttctctctcttgtcctcATCCTCAACTgactcctcctcatcctccatcGCCTTCACCTTTTCcgcctctttctctgcctccacatccacctcctcctccaccacctccttatcttcctcctccttttccaAGTCTCCCacctcttcttctccctccccctcctcctcttcagacTGTGTCTCCTCAGACTCAAtctttcccccctcctcttcttcctcctcctcctcttccacctcttCTTCCTCTGACTCCCCCTGGAGGAGGTCCACCAGTGCCTTATTGCTCAGCAGGACAGGGGTGCTCCTCTCACCACTGTCGGACACAACAAACACCCCTTCCTCATTGGAGGGACCCACATTAGCACTAGCATTGTCCTCGTAGCTCATGTCCTCATCCTCCTGCTCCTGACTGCTAGACTCAAAGGTCATGAAGGTCGGCAGGACCTCCCCCTCATTGACCTCATCTGGAACAATGTCCTTGGAAAACAAAATGAAAAGTTTCTGGAAAAACATTTTGTAAATATAACAAAAGATATAGCTTCTGGACAAACTTTTGCCATTCATATAATGAAAGGTAAAGTTTCTGGAGAATCCTTGTCAATGTGTTCTGTTTTTATAGAGATGGGGTTTATTTACAGTATGGAACTTATTTCAAATACAGGAGTTGGATGCACTTTACCTTCTCTTTAGCTATGTGTGAGGACTTGGATAAAGCTTGATGTTTGTCGTGAGGTTTGCCTTTGACCTTGGGAATAGCAAATAATTATTGATAATTCTTGATATTCAACAGGGCTACAATGATTGGcatcatacatttttattaaaaaGCTGTTCATAAAGAGTGGATTTATCAGTACTTACAGACACAGCAAATGCTGAGGCCAATAGCCAAAGGAATATTAAATGGGTCTTCATACCTATAACGACATCAAATTAAATGGAATATATTATTTATTAGTATTTATAATTGAGTGTAAAGTTTAAAcgaccagtgcagtcaaaatatttttttcctttgTTTTGAATACCACAAGTGGgtgtcacgggctggctcgaagaacaacaggagaggtagagtcaggcgcaggagacagagagttcgtgaccacacttctttatttgaagcaactggatgtggtcgtcaaagtataggggcgcagcccttaaatattctgcgatggtgtacacaaagaaaataaaccactggcagaaggaaaactcagtacacgttcttttcgcacaacaaaacccggacaagcaacacaatcatgtacaaccacatacatcctacgctaacctaaataacccccccttactaatgactaacccaaaacaggtgcgtgcctacctagacctaaccaaacgaaagtgaaacaaaaagggatcgatggtagctagtaggccggcgacgacgaccgccgagctccgcccggccgaggaggggcgccaccatccgtcactgtcgtgacagtGGGActttttattgctcaatctaatttgaGCTGATTTAATATTTTCCATAGGCCTaacggacacatgctcaaacttgtgCACTTTTAATTGACTGAAATTAtcgagatatcaaagtgtcaccaactaCATTTTTAACAATAGGTCGGGCGATcatttttcacatgcaaatagccATTTTCGGGAAGTGGTTCAAGGCATGCCATTCCATGacagcagcatttatttttcaacaatgtTTTGAAGCGATGGGCCTTATCAGTCCTCCttgacaacaaaaatataaacagagtaggctaataagtccttcgtttttgggttatgttcagataaaaatattttactaATCAATATTTGCAAGTCATATtattgaagatcaaggggtatttaATCAACTGAAATGACTAGAAATCTGACAGACTTAGTTTTTTAATATAAAGATATAGCCTAATTGTATTATTATCTGTATATaagtagaaagcaatgggttagaaaTATACctaacccataaagtaaaatgcaacatccatttatggccagctaaactctaacattgattgatcctgcaatagatgttgttcaattggtaatatTCATTTGTGTCTTCTACTAATGCCTCTTAAtaggaaagtaatcagattatgttactgagtttgggtaatccaaaaaatGACGTTACTGATATAcgtttggacaggtaactagtaactttAATGATTtccatttagaaagtaacctaccaaaCCCTGTCGGTTCAACACAACTATGGAGAATTCAAATCCCGCCCCAAGCCGGCCCCAATGGATACCAACTGAAATGGCccatggcagaccacccagacctccACCCACAAGGTAGTCTGGGTATTGTGCACACTGTGCGCTGCCTAATGACCCTCTCCTGTCCCAGCTGTAAGCACACTGTGGGCTAGACTGGGAACAGTGACATCCAAGCTATAAAACCTCACAAATGTGTGTGGTGATGCCCAACTTGCCGCAGCGCAAATATCCCCTACAGTCAATCCTTTAAATAATGCCCAAGACGCTGCCAAGCCCATGGTTGAGTGGGCAGGTACACCGCTAAATAACCCTTACCACTTGCTGCAGTATACCAGGGAGATAGCCTTCACAAGCCAGTAGGATAGACGTTGCTTAGAGAGCGCCCTGCTACGAGCTGGATTAGCTAAACAGACAAAAAGCTGGTCACATAACTGGTTATTTCGGGTGCGTCTCAAAGCGCGTGCATAAAGCTAGTACTGGACAGGGCATGAAACCTCTGTTACTCTTCAGAAGCAAAAGGAGGAGGTGAAAAGGGAAATAAGCTCAAAGGCTAAAGACATGTAAGTCATAACCATGAAGGCTACATTAGGACACAATGTCACGTTAGAGTCGCCAGGGGTGAACTGAGTACAGGAACGCTGTACAGATAAGGCGTGGAGGCCCCCAACACATTTAGCCGAGGCCCAAGCCATGAGCAGAGAGCTCTTGTAGGAGAGGATCTTCAGATCCACCAACTCCAGAGGCTCAAAGGGGGCAGCACACAATGCCTCCAAAACCAGAGCTAAATCCCATGTGTGCGCAATAGGTACAGCAGGGTCCAAGACCACTGCTGCACAAGAATTTTCGTTTTCTTGCGTTGCGTAAAGATCTACGTCGGCCCTGCCTAACCTCTCCCATATCTGGGCAACCACCCAGGGGTGTAGCCTCCACTGACCAGCACATACCAGCCCATCAAACGTGGGAGGAGGTGCCTGAACGCTAAATACATCCTCGGAAGCTCCAGGTAATTGAAATGTCAGGCATTCTGTCCACCGTCCATACCTCCAATTCGAGTAGCCATCGCACAGTGTGCCCCACACTTAGGGGAACACGTCAATTATGACCACCTTGCAGAATAACACCTATCCCATGAGCACCCCTTGCGACAGTACCCCACTGGGCCAGCGCCTGCAGGCATATCGGGGACAATCGAAGCGACCTGTTAAGGtggcagaagatagccctatttaccaagtccctattatggcaagaacagctgaaataagcaaagagaaacaacagtccataattactttaagacatgtaaatatggaacatttcaagaactttgaatgtttcttcaagtggaaTCGCAAAAACATCAAGCtctatgatcaaatcaaatcaaatgtatttatatagcccttcttacatcagctggtatatcaaagtgctgtacagaaacccagcctaaaaccccaaacagcaagtgatgcaggtgtagaagcacagtggctaggaaaaactccctagaaagtccaaaacctaggaagaaacctagagaggaaccaggctatgagggatggccagtcctcttctggctgtgccgggtggagattataacagaacatggccaagatgttcaaatgttcataaatgatcagcatggtcaaataatagtaatcacagtgaacaggtcagggttccatagccgcaggcagaacagttgaaactggagcagcagcacggccaggtggactggggacaacaaggagtcatcatgccaggtagtcttgaggcatgatcctagggctcaggtcctccgagagaaagaaagaaagaaagtgagaaagaaagaaagaaagtgagaattagagagagcatacttaaattcacacaggacaccggataagacaggagaaatactccagatataacagactgaccccagCCCACCGACACatgaactactgcagcataaatatgatgatacctccggacagggccagacaggcaggatataaccccacccactttgccaaagcacagcccccacaccactagagggataccttcacccaccaacttactatcctgagacaaggccgagtatagcccacaaagatctccgccatggtaCAACCCAggaggcgccaacccagacaggaagaccacgtcagtgactcaacccactcaagtgacgcacccctcctagggacggcattggaagagcaccagtaagccagtggctcagcacctgtaatagggttagaggcagagaatcccagtggagagaggggaaccggcaaggcagagacagcaagggctgttcgttgctccagtgcctttccgttcaccttcacacttctgggccagactacactcaatcatatgacctactgaagagatgagtcttcaataaagacttaaaggttgagaccgagtctgcgtctctcacatgggtaggcagaccattccataaaaatggagctctataggagaaagccctgcctccagctgtttgcttagaaattctagggacaattaggaggcctgcatcttgtgaccgtagcctacgtgtaggtatgtacggcaggaccaaatcggaaagataggtaggagcaagcccatgtaatgctttgtaggttagcagtaaaaccttgaaatcagcccttgccttaacaggaagcctgtgtagtgaggctagcactggagtaata from Salmo trutta chromosome 11, fSalTru1.1, whole genome shotgun sequence harbors:
- the LOC115201973 gene encoding SPARC-like protein 1 — protein: MTFESSSQEQEDEDMSYEDNASANVGPSNEEGVFVVSDSGERSTPVLLSNKALVDLLQGESEEEEVEEEEEEEEEGGKIESEETQSEEEEGEGEEEAMEDEEESVEDEDKREKEDEEEHVVRDRGVEEEAQVEETDSNTEPEIPEDLDYASDRDNTEPLETEPEEGNPLAEDAQLLSNKKEEAKVEEKEKHKEDEIPTATDDYESQHDIQDAEASKSQEVQYKDNSQEKGTNTKTQTETLNTKRQRTVWILMGHIFLRGSPRPPGDEGVKEHYRTTDSAVYKPKRRRAPLVGMNPVQIKATVDLYPSARPSLAASLYRPQASAADPCENFRCKRGKTCKLNKEKTPMCVCQEPSACPQSVTDYDHVCGTDNVTYDTSCELFATKCNLEGTKRGHRLHLDYTGPCKFIAPCMNAELVQFPLRMRDWLKNVLLHLYEHDSMSPGFLIPKQRIRVRKIHESERRLHAGDHPIELLAQDFEKNYNMYIYPVHWQFAQMDQHPSDRFLSHSELAPLRVPLVPMEHCTSRFFQECDADKDKQVSFREWTHCFGIKDEDMDVNLLF